The following proteins are co-located in the Silene latifolia isolate original U9 population chromosome 1, ASM4854445v1, whole genome shotgun sequence genome:
- the LOC141605778 gene encoding uncharacterized protein LOC141605778, whose translation MGKSLPSTTVLKNLTRVISSDKIKNSPKQAKPISSNYNNNNNKVSANPNSQGRFDSAKLGLKMENSGATRVPLSMAVSDCVKRWFHDTLKEAKNGDISMQLLVGQMYNSGYGVRKDLDKGHAWITIASKSRSSAWRVSNKQPGYNASDTDSEDIQDARR comes from the exons ATGGGAAAATCATTACCTTCAACAACTGTCCTCAAGAATCTCACCAGAGTAATTTCATCTGATAAAATTAAAAACTCTCCAAAACAAGCAAAACCCATCTCatcaaattacaataacaataataataaggtGTCTGCTAATCCGAATTCACAGGGTCGATTTGACTCGGCCAAACTCGGTCTTAAAATGGAGAACTCAGGAGCAACTCGGGTCCCCTTATCAATGGCGGTCTCGGATTGCGTGAAAAGGTGGTTTCATGATACCTTAAAGGAGGCTAAGAATGGGGACATTTCCATGCAGCTTTTGGTGGGTCAGATGTATAATTCTGGTTATGGTGTGCGAAAAGATCTTGACAAG GGGCACGCTTGGATTACTATAGCTTCAAAAAGCAGGTCTTCTGCATGGAGAGTGAGCAATAAACAGCCAG GATACAATGCAAGTGACACTGATTCGGAGGATATACAAGATGCAAGGAGATAA
- the LOC141605792 gene encoding wound-induced protein 1: MHLLTGTDSSESRDFVFTPQSIVAFGSLVIAEGCDHSRSISWVHAWTVTDGIITQVKEYFNTSVTVTRLGHSQSQPSDQITSSVRAHHHCQPVWESSLSNRGGKSVPGLVLAL; encoded by the coding sequence ATGCACCTTCTAACTGGTACTGACTCATCTGAAAGTCGGGATTTCGTTTTCACCCCTCAGAGTATCGTAGCCTTTGGATCTCTCGTTATCGCTGAGGGGTGCGATCATAGCCGTTCCATTTCTTGGGTTCATGCTTGGACCGTCACCGATGGGATAATTACCCAGGTAAAAGAGTATTTTAATACCTCTGTTACCGTCACCCGATTAGGTCACAGTCAATCTCAGCCGTCCGATCAAATTACCTCGTCGGTTCgggctcatcatcattgtcagCCGGTTTGGGAAAGTAGTCTCTCAAACCGTGGTGGTAAATCTGTTCCCGGTCTCGTTTTAGCTCTCTAA